One segment of Castanea sativa cultivar Marrone di Chiusa Pesio chromosome 3, ASM4071231v1 DNA contains the following:
- the LOC142627009 gene encoding xylan glycosyltransferase MUCI21-like — protein sequence MPRKGWIDRKASILVSKSKSSTEKLGSYSDMKKRDSTCLAIVVIFLVFQLYLYLSPVSRMNVSRSTKTSQGRKHRLPKSINKRETLTPPFPQSTQAKEINCDRTHNFYDICSINGPIVLDPTTSTFFLMDPTISTPQKPMVEKLRPYPRKWESFTMPRVKEVALILGPSSPKCKIQHKAPALVFSAGGYTGNFFHDFNDGFIPLFITVNSVYPNQDVVLMISKARDWWVSKYTEIIHTFSKFPIIDLDNDNTTHCFPSASVGMISHGFMTIDPKLTPNSITFTHFRAFLDKAYGQNQTQNQNYPSKFKHSKSRPILVLASRSVGVGRVLLNQNEVKLEAEKIGFDVTVFEPRTTTPLKESYALINSSHAMIGIHGAALTHSLFLRPGSVFVQVVPLGAEWVSQVCFEKSAKDMGLVYMEYRIKAEESSLIEKYDKDDMMIKDPVAYRGKSWSPEVMSIYLNEQNVKLDLVRFREYLKEMYKEAKKFMDKEG from the exons ATGCCCAGAAAAGGATGGATAGATAGGAAAGCTTCAATCTTGGTATCAAAATCGAAATCATCTACAGAAAAGCTTGGATCGTATAGCGATATGAAGAAGAGAGATTCAACATGCCTTGCAATAGTAGtcatttttttggtatttcagCTTTACTTATATTTATCACCGGTATCGAGAATGAATGTGTCACGTTCAACCAAGACCAGTCAAG GTAGAAAACACAGGTTACCCAAATCAATCAACAAGAGGGAAACACTCACTCCACCATTTCCACAATCCACTCAAGCAAAAGAAATCAACTGTGACCGTACTCACAATTTCTATGACATCTGTTCAATCAATGGCCCAATAGTCCTAGACCCCACTACTTCAACATTCTTTCTAATGGACCCTACCATCTCTACCCCACAAAAGCCCATGGTAGAAAAATTGAGGCCCTATCCACGCAAATGGGAGAGTTTCACAATGCCTAGAGTCAAGGAGGTCGCCCTCATCTTAGGCCcatcaagcccaaaatgtaaaaTCCAACACAAGGCCCCAGCCCTAGTATTCAGTGCGGGCGGGTACACCGGGAACTTCTTCCATGACTTCAATGATGGCTTCATCCCCCTCTTCATCACCGTCAATTCGGTCTATCCTAATCAAGATGTTGTTCTCATGATATCGAAGGCTCGTGATTGGTGGGTTAGTAAGTATACAGAAATAATACATACTTTCAGTAAGTTCCCTATTATAGACTTGGATAATGATAATACCACTCATTGTTTTCCTTCAGCCAGTGTGGGCATGATATCACATGGCTTTATGACTATAGACCCTAAATTAACACCAAACTCAATAACCTTCACACATTTTCGTGCCTTCCTAGACAAAGCATATGgccaaaaccaaacccaaaaccaaaactaTCCCTctaaatttaaacattcaaaGTCTAGGCCAATTCTAGTGTTGGCTAGTCGAAGTGTTGGTGTTGGTCGTGTACTCTTGAACCAAAATGAAGTAAAACTTGAAGCTGAAAAAATTGGTTTTGATGTGACTGTTTTCGAGCCAAGAACTACAACCCCTTTGAAGGAATCTTACGCATTAATAAATTCGAGTCATGCaatgattggaatacatggtGCAGCACTTACACATTCATTGTTTCTTCGACCTGGCTCTGTGTTTGTGCAAGTGGTGCCACTTGGGGCTGAATGGGTGTCACAGGTTTGCTTTGAAAAATCAGCTAAGGATATGGGGTTAGTGTACATGGAGTACAGGATAAAAGCAGAGGAGAGCAGTTTGATAGAGAAATATGACAAGGATGACATGATGATAAAAGACCCAGTTGCTTATAGAGGAAAGAGTTGGTCCCCTGAGGTTATGAGCATATATttgaatgaacaaaatgttaagTTGGATTTGGTTAGGTTTAGGGAGTACTTGAAGGAAATGTACAAGGAGGCCAAGAAATTCATGGACAAAGAGGGATAG
- the LOC142629209 gene encoding xylan glycosyltransferase MUCI21-like, with protein MKRLSLATATSLLFLVFIYVHLSLTAITNLTIFQELNRFRVVFSQSQLEQAGQITCNRSHAYYDLCSIDGPTLLEPITSTLYALDPINSTQQPISIWLKTRPYPRKWDKGATSIVKQLTLTSAPHSTQCEVTHNSPALVFSAGGYTGNLLHDFSDGFVPLFITINSLFYNQDVILVISDCNDLWWPQKYAEILAQFSHDPIIDIKKERVTHCFPSAIIGPIKHGPMIVDPTLLPHHPKSLNDFRIFLEKSYKKKCGDDVLITSNNRPQLVFVIRKLDVGRAILNKKEVIKAIEEVGFDVNVLDPTTTHTLARAFRLVHSSHAMLGVHGAGLTHMLFQRPKAVLVQVVPIGVDLPSNISFKGPAKNLGLEYMDYKVKNKRKQLS; from the exons ATGAAGAGATTAAGTTTAGCAACTGCAACATCTTTGTTGTTTTTGGTGTTTATCTATGTCCATCTCAGTCTCACAGCTATAACGAATTTGACAATCTTTCAAG aATTAAATCGCTTTAGAGTCGTATTTTCACAGAGCCAATTAGAACAAGCTGGACAAATCACTTGCAACCGTTCTCATGCTTACTATGATCTGTGTTCAATTGATGGTCCCACACTGTTAGAaccaattacctcaactctctATGCATTGGACCCCATCAACTCTACTCAACAACCCATATCCATATGGTTGAAAACTAGACCATACCCTAGAAAATGGGACAAAGGAGCAACGTCCATAGTCAAACAGTTGACTCTCACCTCAGCTCCACACAGCACTCAATGTGAAGTCACACACAATAGTCCAGCCTTAGTATTCAGTGCAGGAGGGTACACTGGGAACCTCCTCCATGATTTCAGTGATGGGTTTGTTCCCCTCTTCATCACCATCAATTCTCTCTTCTACAATCAAGATGTCATACTTGTGATCTCTGATTGCAATGATCTATGGTGGCCCCAAAAGTATGCTGAAATTCTTGCTCAATTCAGTCACGATCCAATCATTGATATCAAGAAAGAGAGAGTCACACATTGCTTCCCATCAGCAATCATAGGGCCAATAAAACATGGGCCCATGATTGTGGATCCGACATTACTACCTCACCACCCAAAATCCCTCAATGATTTTCGAATTTTCCTAGAAAAATCATACAAGAAAAAATGTGGTGATGATGTGCTAATTACATCTAATAATAGGCCACAACTTGTGTTTGTAATTCGAAAACTTGATGTGGGGAgagcaattttaaacaaaaaagaagttataaAGGCAATCGAGGAAGTGGGATTTGATGTAAATGTTCTTGACCCAACAACAACACACACATTGGCTAGGGCATTTAGGCTAGTTCACTCTAGCCATGCAATGTTGGGGGTACATGGTGCAGGACTAACACATATGTTGTTCCAAAGGCCAAAGGCAGTGTTGGTGCAAGTGGTGCCAATTGGAGTAGATTTGCCTTCGAATATAAGTTTTAAAGGGCCAGCAAAGAATTTGGGATTGGAGTACATGGACTACAaggtaaaaaacaaaagaaagcagCTTAGCTGA
- the LOC142627343 gene encoding receptor-like protein 7 codes for MMFSMGKMNHQYLPLFLASCFFFISLSQTSSNTSTHHHCLPDQSAHLLQLRQEFVERNYSNYYDYYNGSYPKMKSWKADSDCCSWDGITCDTQNGEVIGLDLSNSWLYGPLNSNSSLFSLRHLRKLNLDSNNFSSSIIPSEFGQLVSLTHLNLSLSFLHGQIPSEISWLSNLVSLDLSFNYFKYNVVGDYYHYKLLDLRRIDLEALVQNMTYLRELHLGGVNISSSLPQSLANLSSLTSLTLLDCNLQGEFPSDIFLLPKIQSIDLSYNRELVGFLPKFRSRSSLRELHLWATNFSGELPNSIENLGSLNVLDLSGTNLFGELPNSISNLKSLNYLDLSSSNLSGTIPPSIGNLSQLTYLSLSYNNFHGQLHSTFGNLAKLTSLRLDNILYNQEVPSFLGNLTQLEELSLSQNNFDVGFPIWLTNITKLRWIDFSQNQLKGPIPFEIGTLLNLSYLDLSYNSLTEAIPSVLFTIPSLSTLYLDQNQLIVPLKFQNNSLSPLYALGLSESKMNESILRSIVNFTKLQRLSLSSINLKGKVELNTFFKLKELQVLDLSGNQVFASKTNINSTLPKFSSLSMSSCNLTEFPDFLKAQNELQRLDLSNNNIEGNIPKWFWNVGEETLQYLNLSYNLLSKFEQPLVVLPWKNMYLLDLSSNMLQGSFPIPPLSTNYFFVSKNNFTGSIPPMICKVHTLAVLDVSNNQLTGHIPHCLLNSSNSLLVLAMKNNHFQGNLPETFKNGCSLVTLDLNHNQIHGKIPRALVKCKMLEVLNLGNNKLNDTFPFWLESLPELRILVLRANRFHGPIWDPHVNFGLSKLHVIDLSHNNFSGKLPSDFFQNWSAMSGVTGYDKSQSGYMQNTSSYSTDSLTIVNKGVELELVKILTIFTAIDLSNNRFCGEIPDSLGNLKALIVLNLSSNNFMSHIPSSLGNLVELESLDLSRNNIFGEIPQQLTSLTFLEYLNLSQNQLFGPIPQGGQFSTFQSSSFEGNIGLCGFPLSKKCGNNEIPTSKMRNESSLEKGFGWKVVVIGYACGLVIGLVTGHVVTSRRTDWLVRIFGVNLHT; via the coding sequence ATGATGTTCAGTATGGGGAAAATGAATCATCAATACCTGCCTTTATTCCTTGCCTCTtgtttcttcttcatttctctttctcaaacttCCTCTAATACTTCCACTCATCATCATTGCCTCCCTGACCAAAGTGCTCATTTGTTGCAACTAAGGCAAGAATTTGTTGAAAGGAATTATTCTAATTACTATGATTACTATAATGGTTCTTATCCAAAGATGAAGTCTTGGAAGGCAGATAGTGATTGTTGTTCCTGGGATGGGATCACATGCGATACACAAAATGGTGAGGTGATTGGCTTAGACTTGAGCAACAGTTGGCTTTATGGGCCTCTCAACTCTAACAGCAGTCTCTTCAGTTTGCGTCATCTTCGGAAACTCAACCTTGACTCCAACAACTTCTCTTCCTCCATAATCCCATCTGAATTTGGCCAGCTTGTAAGTTTGACGCATCTCAACCTCTCTTTGTCCTTCTTACATGGCCAAATCCCGTCGGAAATTTCATGGCTATCCAATTTGGTTTCACTTGATCtctctttcaattattttaaatacaatGTTGTTGGTGATTATTATCATTATAAACTGTTGGATCTCAGAAGAATTGATCTTGAAGCACTTGTCCAGAACATGACATATTTGAGAGAACTTCATCTAGGCGGTGTGAACATTTCATCGTCGCTACCTCAATCACTGGCAAATTTATCTTCCTTGACTTCTCTTACTCTGCTTGACTGCAATTTGCAGGGTGAATTTCCCTCAGATATTTTCCTGTTGCCCAAGATACAATCCATTGATCTGTCATATAATCGGGAACTCGTTGGTTTTCTTCCCAAATTTCGGTCTCGTAGTTCCCTAAGGGAATTGCATCTTTGGGCAACAAATTTTTCTGGGGAACTTCCCAATTCAATTGAAAACCTTGGGTCCTTGAATGTTTTGGATCTTTCTGGAACAAATTTATTTGGGGAATTGCCCAATTCAATCAGCAACCTCAAGTCCTTGAATTATTTGGATCTTAGTTCAAGTAATCTTTCAGGAACAATTCCCCCGTCTATTGGAAACCTATCACAGCTTACTTATCTTTCCCTCTCATATAACAATTTCCATGGTCAGCTTCATTCCACATTTGGAAACCTTGCAAAACTCACTTCTCTAAGACTTGACAATATCCTTTACAATCAGGAAGTACCATCTTTCCTAGGAAATCTTACACAGCTAGAAGAGTTAAGCCTTTCACAAAACAATTTTGACGTGGGCTTCCCAATTTGGCTAACAAATATTACTAAACTTCGTTGGATTGATTTCTCCCAAAATCAGTTGAAAGGGCCAATCCCATTCGAAATAGGCACACTTCTTAATTTGTCTTACCTTGACTTGTCATATAACTCACTCACAGAGGCCATTCCCTCGGTTTTGTTTACAATCCCTTCATTGTCTACACTATATCTAGATCAAAATCAGCTCATTGTCCCTCTCAAATTCCAAAATAACTCTTTATCACCATTATATGCCCTTGGATTGAGTGAAAGCAAAATGAATGAATCGATTCTAAGGTCAATTGTCAATTTCACTAAGCTACAAAGGCTGTCTCTTTCTTCAATCAACCTAAAGGGCAAGGTGGAGTTAAACACTTTCTTCAAGCTTAAAGAGCTTCAAGTGCTCGATCTTTCAGGTAACCAAGTATTTGCttcaaaaacaaatatcaattcAACCCTccccaaattttcttctttgtcaaTGTCTTCTTGCAATTTGACTGAATTTCCTGATTTTCTGAAAGCCCAAAATGAATTGCAAAGATTAGACCTTTCCAATAACAACATTGAAGGTAACATACCTAAATGGTTTTGGAATGTTGGAGAAGAGACATTGCAATACCTAAATCTTTCTTATAACCTTTTAAGCAAATTTGAGCAACCTCTAGTAGTTCTTCCTTGGAAAAATATGTACCTTTTAGACTTGAGTTCCAACATGTTGCAAGGGTCATTTCCTATTCCCCCATTGtctacaaattatttttttgtctcaaaaaataattttaccgGAAGTATCCCCCCAATGATATGTAAAGTGCATACTCTGGCAGTCCTTGATGTGTCTAATAACCAATTGACTGGTCATATTCCACATTGTTTGCTGAACTCAAGCAATTCTCTTCTAGTATTGGCTATGAAAAATAACCACTTTCAAGGAAACTTGCCTGAAACATTCAAAAATGGATGTAGTTTGGTGACACTAGACTTGAATCACAACCAAATACATGGGAAGATTCCACGAGCACTAGTCAAATGTAaaatgctagaagttttgaaTCTTGGAAATAACAAATTGAATGATACATTCCCTTTCTGGTTGGAGTCTTTACCAGAGTTACGAATTCTTGTCTTGCGAGCAAATAGATTCCATGGTCCTATATGGGATCCGCATGTAAATTTTGGCTTATCCAAGCTACATGTCATTGACCTCTCTCACAATAATTTCTCTGGCAAGTTACCAtcagatttttttcaaaattggagTGCAATGTCAGGGGTCACTGGCTACGACAAATCACAATCGGGGTACATGCAAAACACTTCTAGTTATAGTACAGACTCATTGACTATAGTGAATAAGGGAGTAGAATTGGAATTGGTAAAAATCTTGACCATATTCACAGCTATTGATCTCTCTAACAATAGGTTTTGTGGAGAAATTCCAGATAGCTTGGGGAACCTCAAGGCACTAATTGTACTCAATTTATCAAGCAATAATTTTATGAGCCATATCCCATCATCGTTAGGAAACCTAGTTGAGCTTGAATCTTTAGATCTTTCTCGAAATAACATCTTTGGTGAAATCCCTCAGCAGCTAACAAGTCTCACATTTCTTGAGTATTTAAACCTCTCTCAAAATCAACTTTTTGGTCCAATTCCACAAGGTGGGCAATTTTCAACGTTTCAAAGTTCCTCTTTCGAGGGAAACATTGGATTGTGTGGCTTTCCGTTGTCAAAGAAATGTGGAAATAATGAGATACCAACTTCTAAAATGAGAAATGAATCATCATTGGAAAAAGGATTTGGTTGGAAAGTGGTAGTGATAGGATATGCTTGTGGATTGGTAATTGGATTGGTTACTGGACATGTTGTCACCTCAAGAAGGACAGATTGGCTTGTGAGAATTTTTGGAGTGAACTTACATACGTGA